One Tripterygium wilfordii isolate XIE 37 chromosome 10, ASM1340144v1, whole genome shotgun sequence DNA segment encodes these proteins:
- the LOC120007693 gene encoding uncharacterized membrane protein At1g16860 isoform X2 gives MGSRYPSHQLSNGLFVSGRPEQPKERTPTMSSTAMPYTGGDIKKSGELGKMFDIPTDGSKSRKSGPLTGAPSRSGSFGGTGSQSGSMMPNAAPRAGYTSGPLSSGGLSTASLKKSNSGPLNKHGEPIKKTSGPQSGGVSQQNSGNMLRVLAGTGLITSGPVSSGPLNSSGAPRKISGPLDSTTSFKNKGSSIAQNAAVTTISQDDDYSFWRNFPKRILCTVASIFMWNACRGERARINSIARYSDVDLRTTKTGQFVKVSGVVTCGNVPLESSFQRVPRCVYTSTRLFEYRGLGSKPANPSHGHFTWGLRSSERHVADFYISDFQSGLRALVKTGNGATVTPFVDDSFVVDLNPANKELSPEFMRWLGEKNLSSDDRVMRLKEGYIKEGSTVSVMGVIQRNENVLMIVPPPEPFATGCQWTKCILPTRLDGIVLRCEDTSNEDVIPV, from the exons ATGGGTTCAAGATACCCATCCCATCAGCTCAGTAATGGCCTTTTTGTATCGGGCCGCCCTGAGCAGCCAAAAGAAAGGACTCCAACAATGAGCTCAACTGCTATGCCTTACACTGGTGGGGATATTAAGAAGTCTGGAGAACTGGGAAAAATGTTCGATATTCCCACTGATGGTTCTAAGTCTAGGAAATCTGGTCCTCTTACTGGTGCACCTTCAAGAAGTGGATCTTTTGGTGGCACTGGTTCACAGTCAGGGTCAATGATGCCTAATGCTGCTCCTCGTGCTGGCTATACGTCTGGTCCTTTATCATCTGGAGGCTTGTCAACTGCGTCATTGAAGAAGTCAAATTCTGGGCCGCTGAATAAACATGGGGAGCCCATAAAGAAGACATCTGGCCCTCAATCTGGTGGAGTGAGTCAGCAAAACTCTGGCAATATGCTTCGTGTTTTAGCTGGAACTGGTCTCATTACATCTGGGCCTGTTTCGTCAGGGCCTCTGAATTCATCTGGGGCCCCTCGAAAGATATCTGGTCCTTTAGATTCAACCACGTCGTTCAAAAATAAGGGGTCATCTATTGCTCAAAACGCAGCTGTGACTACTATTAGTCAAGACGATGACTATTCTTTCTGGAGAAACTTCCCAAAGCGAATATTGTG CACAGTTGCTTCAATATTCATGTGGAATGCATGTCGAGGGGAAAGGGCTAGAATAAATTCTATTGCTCGTTATTCTGATGTTGATCTCAGAACAACAAAAACTGGACAATTTGTGAAGGTCTCTGGG GTGGTCACGTGTGGTAACGTTCCCCTTGAATCATCCTTCCAAAGAGTTCCTAGATGCGTCTATACGTCTACAAGGTTGTTCGAGTATCGAGGATTGGGTTCAAAACCTGCCAATCCTTCACATGGTCATTTTACATGGGGGTTGAGATCATCAGAG AGGCATGTCGCCGACTTCTACATTTCGGATTTCCAATCTGGATTGAGAGCATTGGTCAAGACTGGCAATGGGGCAACAGTTACTCCTTTTGTAGATGACTCCTTTGTTGTTGATCTCAACCCAGCGAACAAAGAATTGTCTCCTGAATTCATGAGGTGGTTGGGTGAGAAAAATCTTTCAAGTGATGATCGTGTAATGCGTTTAAAAGAAGG GTACATTAAGGAAGGAAGTACAGTTAGTGTGATGGGAGTTATTCAGAGAAATGAAAATGTGCTAATGATTGTACCTCCACCTGAGCCGTTTGCGACtggatgccaatggaccaaatGTATCCTTCCGACTAGGCTTGATGGAATTGTTTTGAGATGTGAAGATACATCAAATGAAGACGTCATACCTGTGTAG
- the LOC120007693 gene encoding uncharacterized membrane protein At1g16860 isoform X1: MGSRYPSHQLSNGLFVSGRPEQPKERTPTMSSTAMPYTGGDIKKSGELGKMFDIPTDGSKSRKSGPLTGAPSRSGSFGGTGSQSGSMMPNAAPRAGYTSGPLSSGGLSTASLKKSNSGPLNKHGEPIKKTSGPQSGGVSQQNSGNMLRVLAGTGLITSGPVSSGPLNSSGAPRKISGPLDSTTSFKNKGSSIAQNAAVTTISQDDDYSFWRNFPKRILWFVILIFLMGFVASVFIIGALHNAILLIVVVVLFSTVASIFMWNACRGERARINSIARYSDVDLRTTKTGQFVKVSGVVTCGNVPLESSFQRVPRCVYTSTRLFEYRGLGSKPANPSHGHFTWGLRSSERHVADFYISDFQSGLRALVKTGNGATVTPFVDDSFVVDLNPANKELSPEFMRWLGEKNLSSDDRVMRLKEGYIKEGSTVSVMGVIQRNENVLMIVPPPEPFATGCQWTKCILPTRLDGIVLRCEDTSNEDVIPV, from the exons ATGGGTTCAAGATACCCATCCCATCAGCTCAGTAATGGCCTTTTTGTATCGGGCCGCCCTGAGCAGCCAAAAGAAAGGACTCCAACAATGAGCTCAACTGCTATGCCTTACACTGGTGGGGATATTAAGAAGTCTGGAGAACTGGGAAAAATGTTCGATATTCCCACTGATGGTTCTAAGTCTAGGAAATCTGGTCCTCTTACTGGTGCACCTTCAAGAAGTGGATCTTTTGGTGGCACTGGTTCACAGTCAGGGTCAATGATGCCTAATGCTGCTCCTCGTGCTGGCTATACGTCTGGTCCTTTATCATCTGGAGGCTTGTCAACTGCGTCATTGAAGAAGTCAAATTCTGGGCCGCTGAATAAACATGGGGAGCCCATAAAGAAGACATCTGGCCCTCAATCTGGTGGAGTGAGTCAGCAAAACTCTGGCAATATGCTTCGTGTTTTAGCTGGAACTGGTCTCATTACATCTGGGCCTGTTTCGTCAGGGCCTCTGAATTCATCTGGGGCCCCTCGAAAGATATCTGGTCCTTTAGATTCAACCACGTCGTTCAAAAATAAGGGGTCATCTATTGCTCAAAACGCAGCTGTGACTACTATTAGTCAAGACGATGACTATTCTTTCTGGAGAAACTTCCCAAAGCGAATATTGTGGTTTGTAATTCTGATATTTCTGATGGGGTTTGTTGCCAGTGTTTTTATTATTGGAGCTCTCCACAATGCTATTCTCCTCATTGTTGTTGTGGTTCTTTTCAGCACAGTTGCTTCAATATTCATGTGGAATGCATGTCGAGGGGAAAGGGCTAGAATAAATTCTATTGCTCGTTATTCTGATGTTGATCTCAGAACAACAAAAACTGGACAATTTGTGAAGGTCTCTGGG GTGGTCACGTGTGGTAACGTTCCCCTTGAATCATCCTTCCAAAGAGTTCCTAGATGCGTCTATACGTCTACAAGGTTGTTCGAGTATCGAGGATTGGGTTCAAAACCTGCCAATCCTTCACATGGTCATTTTACATGGGGGTTGAGATCATCAGAG AGGCATGTCGCCGACTTCTACATTTCGGATTTCCAATCTGGATTGAGAGCATTGGTCAAGACTGGCAATGGGGCAACAGTTACTCCTTTTGTAGATGACTCCTTTGTTGTTGATCTCAACCCAGCGAACAAAGAATTGTCTCCTGAATTCATGAGGTGGTTGGGTGAGAAAAATCTTTCAAGTGATGATCGTGTAATGCGTTTAAAAGAAGG GTACATTAAGGAAGGAAGTACAGTTAGTGTGATGGGAGTTATTCAGAGAAATGAAAATGTGCTAATGATTGTACCTCCACCTGAGCCGTTTGCGACtggatgccaatggaccaaatGTATCCTTCCGACTAGGCTTGATGGAATTGTTTTGAGATGTGAAGATACATCAAATGAAGACGTCATACCTGTGTAG